Within Bos indicus x Bos taurus breed Angus x Brahman F1 hybrid chromosome 2, Bos_hybrid_MaternalHap_v2.0, whole genome shotgun sequence, the genomic segment CCTCCCTCCTCGCCCGGGACaccctctcccagcatcaggctcacCTCCCCACTCCCATGGCCACTTTTTTTCCCTGGAGGGGCCGCCCCCCGGGGTCCCACTGCATGCCCAGCAGGACCTCAGGGCAGCGTCCTCCCTGGGcccctgtcccccaccctccccaggcagCTGGGGCTTGAACGAGGAGGAGCGGCTGATCCGGCACCTGTTTGAGGAGAAGGCCTACAACAAGGAACTGCGGCCCGCAGCGCACAAAGAGAGCGTGGAGATCTCCCTGGCTCTCACCCTCTCCAACCTCATCTCCCTGGTGAGCGGCCCCTCCTGGCTGGTGGGGGAAGGGCAGCAGCCACAGCTTCCTGGAGGTCCAGCTGGGATGGCCATGGGGAGGAAGGTCAaggccccagccccagctccagtAGGTCCTCTCCCCTGGAAATGTGCTCAGACCCTCTCCATGCCCCGTACTGCCTGCAGACCTCAGGTGATGCCCCTTCCCCTCCAGTTTCAGTCCTGGgttctccccccaccaccaccccatttTGCACTTTCAAGGGTGCATGTGCCCTATGACATGTGCCACATGACACTTTCAAGAGGCCATGTGCCCTATCTGCTTTTTGGCCTGTCCATCCACTCCTGACTGCTAGGGACAGGTCATCATCGTGGTCTCCCCCTGGGTGGGAGCTGGGAGAAGGCACCTGGGGAACGTGTACCGGCCTCTGGGGCACCGGCTTCCTGTTTGATTACAGAAAGAAGTCGAAGAGACCCTCACCACGAATGTGTGGATCGAGCAGGTAAGGAGAACACCCCACACAGAGCCAGCGGGTGGGAGAGAGGATGCAGGGCCCAAATTCCCCTGTGCTTGCTTCTGCTGGGGGATTCCCAGCTTGCTTCAGACACTGTCCTCCAGGACAGACTGGCCCTTGCCTCCCAAGAAACCCCAGACCCAATTGCCCTCACCAGCTACTGCCACCACAGCCCAGATAGAGCCTTAGGTGAATTAGGATCTTCATCTCAGGGAACACTGTCACAGAGGCTTGATTTTATTAGAAGACACTGTCTGCTACCTGTCAGTCGGTCTCCTATGTCCACTATGGAAACAGTCCTCCCTTAGTTGTGCAGTGCACATCCTATACAGCTGTACATGACAGACCTGAGTCCCGCTCTGTACCCATCTCCCCCAACCTCTTTTGTCCCAGCCCCAGATCCTGTCGAGTCTCCCCGGCCAGGGAAGTGGTCGGCACAGGGTGTAGGGGGGGAGTGGGGGACCCCAGACAACAGCAGAGCCCACTGCTGACATTCCTTTTGGGCTTCCAGGGCTGGACAGACAGCCGGCTGCAGTGGGATGCAGAAGACTTTGGGAACATCAGCGTCCTGCGTCTGCCCGCTGACATGGTGTGGCTCCCAGAGATTGTGCTGGAGAACAAGTTGAGCCGTAGCCCTCCTCGCCTCCCACCGCCTTCCCACCTCTACCTTCCCCAACCCTGGCCAGCACTCACTGTGGCCCTTGTCCGTGTCCCCCAGCAATGACGGCTCCTTCCAGATCTCCTATTCCTGCAACGTGCTCATCTACCCCTCGGGCTCCGTCTACTGGCTGCCACCCGCCATCTTCCGTTCTTCCTGCCCCATCTCTGTCACCTACTTCCCCTTCGACTGGCAGAACTGCTCCCTCAAGTTCAGGTGCCCCCACTTCTCTGaccgcccctcccctccagggcacCCTGCCAGGGGCCGAGGGAGGCAAACACTCCCCCCGCCCAGGCAGAggccccatccccatccccaccatgGCCCCAGCCAGCGGCTGAGAcccaccctctgccctctgccctctgccctccccagtTCGCTCAAGTACACGACCAAGGAGATCACCCTGAGCCTGAAGCAGGCTGAAGAAGATGGCCGCTCTTACCCCGTGGAGTGGATCATCATCGATCCCGAGGGCTTCACAGGTGCCAGGAGCAGCAGCTCCTGGGTGGCCAGGCTCCCCTGGACACCCGCCCACAGATATAGTCACAGAGCTGcacgtgtgtgtacatacacGGGGACATGGTCACACCGGTACACAGACGTGCAGGTGGACACAGACCCTTCCCAGTCTGGACAGGGTCCCTGGGGTCGATCTGGCCGACGGATGAGGGGGTGGTTTAGTTTTCCCATCCCCAGAGGGCCCAGGGGGTGGTTGGGGCTTTGGCTGTCATCTGATGTGTGTGCCGCGTGTCTTCCACTTGGTGTGTATGCCGCCCCCTCCCAACGCCGGCCCGCCCCCATCTGTGACCAGGCTCAGACCTTTTATGGGGCCCAACCACTTGCCCCTGTCTGTCAGAAGAGACCCGCATCCAGCTCGTCCCAAGGCTGGTATATCATGGCAGGGGTAGTGATTCCTCTGACTGCTTTGTTATTCCCCAAGGCTCTTATTTGAACCACATATGGCctcagcttttatttttcccaaggagaaaaaaaatccatcccaGAGGAAAACTTTGCCCTTGTAGCGTGAAATGTTCATCCCAAGCCCCAGGGAAAGACACCCACAAACAGAACATGACCCCTCCTCTGTGTCCCCACCCCTATCCCCCTTAGGACACTGCAGACAGGCCTGGCTAAGCCCCTGGGCCGGCTCAGTCCCTGCTAGCCCCCCATCCTGCACCAAGCCTCTCCTTGGCCACCTTGCCCAGCCTGACCCCAAGGCGTCCACATGTCTCCCTCAGAGAACGGGGAATGGGAGATAGTGCACCGGCCAGCCAGGGTCAACGTGGACCCCAGTGTGCCGCTGGACAGTCCTAACCGCCAGGACGTCACCTTCTACCTCATTATCCGCCGCAAACCGCTCTTCTACGTCATCAACATCCTGGTGCCCTGTGTGCTCATCTCTTTCATGATCAACCTGGTCTTCTACCTGCCAGCCGACTGTGAGCCCAGCACCCGGCACCCCCTCTTCAAGGGCCCCTAAGCTTGgccgccccagccctgcccctcaaTTTCCCCGGGAGCCACTTGGCTGGGGGGCGGTCACCACTCCTGGGGTTCCCTGCCCAGGGTCCTGCATGCAGAGCACGTGGCCTGTCAGCGGAAGGGCTCTGTGTCCCTGTGGGACATCCCTTAAGCAGACAAGGCCCCAGGGAGTCCCATCCCTCTTGGACCTCGCTTCTGCCTCTCATGCTGGGCTTCCCAAAGACCCTAGGGAGAACACTAGAGTCTCCCTCTGCTGGGGAGAGATTGGCTGCAGAGCCAATGGGTGGATCACAGGGTCTCTAGGAAGCCAGGGCAGGGGGCATACAATCTATACTCACCTGATTCTAGAAGGTATCATGTCACATGTCATCTGTGGTCACTTGGCTCCAGAACATTTATTATGAGCAGGGCATGGTGAGTGCCAGAGACAAATATGATCCAGCCCTGACCCTGGCAGACAGGGTGGAAAATACAGGATTGGGAGTACagcctgggggtggtggggtgggaacCAGAGCCAGGCTGTGAGGCACACTGCAGATGAAGAAGGGGCAGTGGGGCGGGGGCCCAGGGGTCTGTGACCATGAGGCCCACGCCCAGCACTTCTCAGGGGATCAGATGGGCAGGGCAGGGCGGTGCTGGGCTGGGGTCTGGGAGGACATCCTGGGGCTTCTACGCGGGGCAGGACACAGCAGATCTGTGGTCTAGGAGAGCTGAGTGGCAGGCGATTGGCTGACGAGGATGGCAAGTGTTCCTTGAGCTCTCACCCACTGCCAGGCAGAGTCGGAGCATTTAAGACATACTCTCACTTTATCCTCCCAACATTTAACAGTTGAGGAatgtgaggcacagagaggttaggccgcttgtccaaggtcacctaGCAATAAGGAGAAAGATGGATGGGAACCCAAGCGCTCTAGCTCCTGAGCCCTGGGCACCATGGCATTGTGGACAGTAGTGCAGGGGTCACCGTGCGACCCTCCAGGCTCCGGGCCAGAGGTCATAGCTAAGGACAGGCTCCCGCAGGTGGTGAGAAGACATCCATGGCCATCTCGGTGCTCCTGGCCCAGTCTGTCTTCCTGCTGCTCATCTCCAAGCGGCTGCCAGCCACGTCCATGGCCATCCCCCTCATCGGCAAGTGAGCAGCCCTCCCCGACcgcccacccctaccccaccctaCCACTCCCCACCCTGGGCAGGGGCTCCAGACTGTACCTGCGCCTACAGGTTCCTGCTCTTTGGCATGGTGCTGGTGACCATGGTCGTGGTGATCTGTGTCATCGTGCTCAACATTCACTTCCGCACACCCAGCACCCACGTGCTGTCTGAGCCGGTGAAGAAGGTGAGGGCTCAGTAGCCAAAAGTTGGAATATTGTCCAGTGCCTTTCTGCAGCGGAATGCGCGAGGCGCATGCGTACACACGCACGGGCACGCGGGGGTGGTACCCGGGGGTGGTACCCGGCGGCGGTGGAGCGCATGCGTACATGCACTGCTTCTCGACTCGCCCCAGGCTGAATGTTACCCAGAAGTCAGACTTTAAAGAGACTGCAAGATTTCCTTTCTGTGAAGTTCAAGGACAGACAAAACCAGTCTTTAGTGCTAGAAGTCAGGGTGTGGTGATTCCCTCTGGGGCTGCGTAGGAATTGATGGCGGCCAGGCAGGAAAGaggggagcttctctggtggctcagataaatAATCtgtgcccacagtgcaggagacctaggttcgatccctgggtcgggaagatcccctggaggagggcatggcaacccactccagtattattgcctggagaatgccatggactgaggagcctggggggttacagcccgtagggtctcaaagagtcaaacaggactgagcagctcACACACAACACAGGCAGGAGGGAACATCTTAGATACGTTCTTATCTGAGAGGTGTTTACACAGCGAAATGCTTCTGAAGAATTTCTCCCGGCTATACGAGGACAGTTTGTTGATTCTATTGTGTATTGGTATACCTCGATTCAAAACACAGTGAGAACTGTGGGGGCAGGGTCCCCAGGAGGGGTACTGTACTTGCCTCTTGGCCTCTGCAGGGCTGCCTGGTTGTTTGGGGACAGCTGAGGGGGGTCGTTTAGCAACTTTTCTGGTCTTAGCTCAGCAGTCAGGgcatttttctgactttttgtttttcaccCGGAATTCATTTTCAACCAATGAGTTCTTCTCTATGCTGAGTAATAAGGGAgaactggaagcaacctaagtgtccatcagttaGGGATCGGGGGGATAAATGATGGATTGGGGAACACCTTGTGGCAGCCGGGAGTGGAGCCCCGATATTTGGATGAGTGAAGGTGATCCACTTTGTATGATGGCCCCTCTGACCTGCCCAGCTCTTCCTGGAGACCCTTCCCGAGATCCTGCACATGTCCCGTCCGGCAGAGGACGGGCCCAGCCCCGGGACCCTGATCCGGAGAAGCAGCTCCCTGGGCTACATCTCCAAGGCAGAGGAGTACTTCTCGCTCAAGTCCCGAAGTGACCTCATGTTTGAGAAGCAATCAGAGCGGCATGGGCTGGCCCGGCGCCTCACCACGGCACGTGAGTCTCCAGTGGCTTGGAGTTTGGCCCATCCGTGGGACGTGGGGTAAGGGCAGGCCTCATGCCCACCTTTGGCCTGGTGTCCACAGGCCGGCCTCCAGCAGGCTCGGAGCAGGCCCAGCAGGAGCTCTTCAGTGAGCTGAAGCCAGCTGTGGATGGGGCCAACTTCATTGTCAACCACATGAAGGACCAGAACAATTACAATGAGGTGAGTAGCCACGGTGTTGCCATGTACAGGTGTTCCAGTAGTGCACTAATCAAGCATATCCTATCTTAAGGGGGCACAGCTCCCCTCTGAGATACCTGCCAACTTAGATGAAGGAGTGAATGGTGAGTGCAGATTCCAGGGCTGTAAGGGAGTGGGAGCCCCTGCTTATAACCTCATAGCAGTGTGTGTGGCCAGGCACACACTCAGGTATACATGCAAATGCATAGCTCTGCCCTGTTGGGGCCATACTCTGGACCTCCCTTAAGGTCCCTTCTTTCTCCTAGCTGCCAATCACTTTCTGTCCCTGCTCAACTCCAAGCCTGAAACTCCAGACAAAGCCAGACACTTAAAAGGCTGCCTTATATGGTTGTTCAATATTGTATGTGtgcgtatgtgctaagtcacttcagtcatgtccgactctgtgatcctatggacggtagccctccacagtctcctctgtccataggattctccaggcaagaatactggagtgggctgccatgccctcctccaagggatcttcctgacccaaggatcgaacccgggtctcttaggtctcctgcattggtaggcaggttctttacccctagtgtaTACAACCTGTAAAAATTCTCTCTTGAGATAGGGGCActtttttcagttcacatacagGCTTGTGGCAGCACTGCGTGGCTGGGGGGAGGCCATGGCCCTGCTCTCTGTCTCCTGGACAGATAGGACAACCAGCCCTGCCAGTTgctggggagcagggggagggagcTGGGTATTTGCTGCAGACACGCCAGCATCTCCCATCTGCTGCAAGCCAGAGGTAGCCCCCACAGCTATGCCAAGGCCGTGCGTCTGTCACCAGGCCCCAGCTTGGGGTGGGAGTCTGTGGTCTGGGGGCCCTTCTCACCCCACTATCTCTTACCCTTGGCCCCAGGAGAAGGACTGCTGGAACCGGGTTGCTCGCACCGTGGACCGACTCTGCCTGTTCGTGGTGACACCCATCATGGTGGTGGGCACAGCCTGGATCTTCCTGCAGGGCGCCTACAACCAGCCTCCGCCCCAGCCTTTCCCTGGGGACCCCTTCTCCTACCTCGAGAAGGACAAGCGCTTCATCTAGAGCCCCTGGCCCAGCCCAGCAACCAAGGCCGTTTCTGGGCGTAGCGGGGAGGGGGTTGGCCTGAAAGGGATGGGCCTGCAGGGGGTCGGGGTGGGGCGGGTAGCTGTGTGGATAGGGGCCTCTGAGAGACCACCAGCTCTTCCTGGGGTGGCTGTATCTTGGCCCTGAGACCCGAGCCCAGTTGGTCCTTGCAAGGCTGGGGCAGAGACAGCTGAGGTCCAGGATTAGAGGGGAGCCCATGTCTCAACGGTGGTTCTTTTGCAAATAAAACCAGGACCCCCTGCAGAAGGTCTGAGCGTGGAcattggctgggggtggggcaaggTGACTTgtggggaggcagggggctggcttgggcttcccaggtggcgctagtgattaagaaccagcctgccagtgcaggagatgcaagaggcgtgagttaatccctgggctgggaagatcctctggaaaagggcatggcagcctactccaggattcttgcctagaaaatccccatggacaggggagcctggcaggctacagtccatagggttgcaaacagtcagacaggactgagcaacttagcacatatgccCGCAGTGGGCTGGCTTAGGGACCAGGAAGTTTGCACTGGAGCCGGCCTATTGGACCATTCTGTGAGGGGTCAGAGAGACAGAGGCATCTTctagcctccccctccccctggtgGGGGGTGGAGCAGGTGGGATCCTGGACCTTTCCTCCCCTGCTCCTCCAGCACCCCCCTTGCCAACCCCTAAGCCTTGGGCATCTGAGGCCCCACCTGGAGCCGAGTTTGGGGCTGCTTCTGTTTCCAGGTCTTCTAAGGAAGGAGTTTCTTGGCAGGCTCGGGAGCCTCAGGACTGCAGAATGGCCTTCCCCAGGCTTTTAAGCCTCCGCCACTCTCTCTGGGTCCCTCTGGGaagctgagggtgggggtggaaagGTCAGGTTCAGCATCCACAGAAGCCGGAGGTCAGCCTGTCCAGCTCAGGTCAGACACACCATCTGAAAGCCTCGGGACTCAGCTATCGCCCCAGGGACGGGGGCTTATTCCTCCTCCCAAAGTAGGGTTGTCAAGGTAAGACTTGGGACGtacatatactaaaaaaaaaagatgattcattgtctacctgaaattcaaatttaactaggaacactgtattttattttgctaCATCTGACTAAATCTGACAACTCTACCCCAAAGGAAGCCCCCACCAATCCTATCCCAAGGGCCAAATTCTTTGAGGATGTGGTTCTGTGTGGTCACCTACCTCCAGGGTGGCCCGGGGACCCCCACCTCCTAGTACTCACACCTTGTGTGGCGCCTCCCGCACGGTGCTGAGATTGGTCTCTGCGACCCGTAGACTGAGGCAGAAGTGATAGGGTGTCACTTCTGAGGGTACATAGTGAAAGACATCACAGCACATTCTCGCTTGCTTGCTCTTACACCCTCACTCATGGTCAGCTAGCTCTCTGACTTTGGGGAAGACGGCTGGCATGATGAGCAGCCCCGTGGAGAGGTCCACGTGgcaaggaactgaggcctccagcCAACAGCCTTGTGAGTGACTCGGAAGTGGATCCTCTGGCCGAGGGGGCCTCTTCGGTCACAGTGGAGCCTTCAGATGAACCCGAAAGTctctgagccagaaccacccacTCAACTGCTCCTGgattcctgaccctcagaaactGTGTGAGACAGTAAACGTCTGTAGTGTCGAGAGACAACGTTTGGGGGTTGTTCATTACGctagcagtgtgaccttgggccaacCACCCCTCACCTCTCAGCTGCAGATTTCTTATCTGCAAAGTGTGTCTTAAGTCTGGCTCATGAGGTGTTCTGAAGATCAAATTTGCTAGTAGGAGTCATGTTACATGTGTCCTGCAAATTTAAGCGGTGGCTATTTATCTCATTCCTCATTTGTGGGCCTCAGTCACTGAGAACGGGCCCCTGGGAGCTCACAGGGGCCTTCTACATCCAGGCCTGGCGTGGTGACTGAGAGGGGACTGAGGCAGGTTGGAAAACCTGATTCTTCACCTCCTTGATGTGCAGGCTTGAGACTCACAGCTGAGCCCACAGCTGAGAGGGAATCAGTGACCTCATGAGCTCAGGTATATAGAAGGAAAGATGTTTAATCTTTCCATGgaactgaaaagaagagaaatcattTTAAATCAAAACTGACCCTACTTACTTCTGCTGTCCAATACGAACCTTCCAAAAATTCAAGGTACACatctttagtttttttccccctctcaatAGGAAAACTAGCTTAGACTTACACCTTTCAGATGAGCAGGGAGTCTGGGTCTTCCCTGGAGTTGGCCACCAACTCGGGAAGGGTCTCTGTCTCACTCAGAGAGATGCTTAAGTAGTgtatgtgtgctcaatcatgtctgcctctgtgacctgatggactgcagccctccaggctcctctgtccatggtaattctccaggcaagaatactggagtgagttgccagtccagaggatcttcccaacctagggaccgaACCCGTCTCtggcgtctcttgcattgcaggcaatgctttaccactgagccacctgggaagcccacgcagAGATGTGTGAGGGTGGAAAGGCTGAAACCAGATCCCTCGACCACTGTTGTTGCTTCTCTTTGCCACATGGTGGCTCTGTTTGCAGCAAGTCTTACACAATCCAATAGCAAGGCTTCAGTGTGTCAAGCCTGCTCAGATGCCTGGCTATAACCTTCTAGAGGAGAAGttaagtgaaagtcgttcagtcatgtccgactctttgcgaccccatggactatataatatgtgaattctccaggccagagtactggagtgggttgccttcccaacccagggatcgaacccaggtctcccacattgcaggcggattctttaccagctgagccacaacccTCAAATGCCCCTCCCGACTAAGGATGCCTCTTGAGCAGGTTCCCAGGGTCACAGTGGGTCCCCCAACAACACCCACTCGCCCAGTACTCCAGCCCCAGGGTGCTGTCAGGACTGGTTTACCCTCCAGGTGACATGGAACCccatctccttccctccccaggaaGTGGCACCCATAGGAGACCAGCTTCCCATGAAGCCAGAGGGAGTCCCTACGCACTTTCCCCAGGCCAGCACAGCTACCCACCCCTCTCTCAAAGGGCGATAAATCCATCAGGAAAATGTGCCGGCCTGTGCCGGAACAGAAAATCCCCAAGACTCATGGTTTAAACATCAAGGTTTCCTCTTTCTCATATGGGAAGAATCTTGAGACAGCAGCTGCTTCCCCATCTCAGCTGCCCCACAAAGCTATGATGGACCCGGCTCTGTGCTCTCTGCCCAGCCCTCTCTCCTTCACGTGCTGATTTTGTCCTCCAGCCTGAAGCCTCAGGTAGCACCTTGACTGCCACAGCTCCATATTTCACATCATCTTCAAGGCAGGAAAGGGGTCAGCCTTTTCTGACCCTTTTAACAGGAAGAAAAAGCTGAAACCGCTCAGCTGACTTCAGCAGACACCCCATTGGTCAAGAGGTCATCACATGGCTGCCCCACCTGCAAAGGAGCCTGGAAAATGAACATTTTGCATTTCAGGCCTCTGGAGGAGTAGGTGGCAGAGTTGTTAGACAGCGAGTGAGGACTACAAGAGGCTTTCTCTTAATGGGTTCCAAGCTGTTgttccctgatcctgggaaagattgaaggcaggaggagaaggggacgacagaggaggagatggctagatggcatcaccgactcaatggacatgagtttgagtaaactccgggagttgatgatagacagggaggcctggcatgctgcagcccatggggtcgcaaagagtcggacacgactgagcgactgaactgaagctgttgttgtttaatctctaagtTATGTCTGCttatttgcaacaccatggactgtggcccgccaagatcctctgtccatgagatttccaaggtaagaatactggagtgggttgccatttccttctccaagggatcttcctgacccagggattgaacccaagtctcctgcactggcaggtgagttctttaccactgagctgccagggaagtccaatggtTCCCATACCCTGACCTTAACACATCCAGGGCAGAAACTGCCACTCCTCAGAGATGCCACAAGATCACCAAGGAGACCTCCCAGAGCCGAGAGAAGGGAAGAAACCGGGAGTTAAAATCTGCATCCAGAAGAAGGAGGTAAGTTCCTACCAGAAGGAAGTCACTCTCCAGAGTGTTCCTTTTCCTTCCCAGACACTTGTAGAGAAGAAAGTCAGAAGTGTCAAGAATCAGCTGACCATCTATGCCTGGGGGTGGTGGAGGAGGGTGGGCAGTAGGTGGTCCATGATTATGGGGAAGAAGCCATTAATGATCTTTGGCAAAGCATCATCTTGGAGgtgagcagagaggaggaggtgggcttcccaggtggtactagtggtaaagaacccgcctgccaatgcaggagacctaagagacatggattcgatccctgggtcgggaagatcccctggagaaaaggcacgacaacccactccggtattcttgcctggagaatcccatggacagaggagcttggggggctacagtccataggatcacagagtcagacatgactgtagcaacttagcacagcacagagaagagGAGAGGTACTGCTTTGCAAAACAGGTGATGGAATTGAGTCTGGCGGGGGccgggggcaaagtggggaaaaGGAGCCATTGGCTTGGTAAACTCCAGGGAAAGTGGGCTACACACCTAGATGCGTGGTGAGAGGGAAGCTTTTCAGGTTGGGGGCAGGGTCGTCCAGGAAAACCGAGCGCAGGGCCCAGAGCAGGACCAAATGAGAGATCGAGGTAGTTCAGGGAAGGCAGGGGCAACTGCTGTTACTCCCCAACCCCAAAGTCCTGGCAAGGACAGGAGGGCCTTGTGGCCcgatgcagggggctggggtctGAGCCAACCTCACCTGGATCTCCAAGGACGGGGCACGTGGGCTGACTCCTGCTTCACAGTCACACATTGAAATGGCCAAAGACGCCGTTCACTCAGGGGGAGGGAGACACATCCTCTGATGGTGCCTTCTCT encodes:
- the CHRND gene encoding acetylcholine receptor subunit delta isoform X1, producing MEGSVLTLVLLAALVVCGSWGLNEEERLIRHLFEEKAYNKELRPAAHKESVEISLALTLSNLISLKEVEETLTTNVWIEQGWTDSRLQWDAEDFGNISVLRLPADMVWLPEIVLENNNDGSFQISYSCNVLIYPSGSVYWLPPAIFRSSCPISVTYFPFDWQNCSLKFSSLKYTTKEITLSLKQAEEDGRSYPVEWIIIDPEGFTENGEWEIVHRPARVNVDPSVPLDSPNRQDVTFYLIIRRKPLFYVINILVPCVLISFMINLVFYLPADCGEKTSMAISVLLAQSVFLLLISKRLPATSMAIPLIGKFLLFGMVLVTMVVVICVIVLNIHFRTPSTHVLSEPVKKLFLETLPEILHMSRPAEDGPSPGTLIRRSSSLGYISKAEEYFSLKSRSDLMFEKQSERHGLARRLTTARRPPAGSEQAQQELFSELKPAVDGANFIVNHMKDQNNYNEEKDCWNRVARTVDRLCLFVVTPIMVVGTAWIFLQGAYNQPPPQPFPGDPFSYLEKDKRFI
- the CHRND gene encoding acetylcholine receptor subunit delta isoform X2, translating into MCGSSRAGQTAGCSGMQKTLGTSASCVCPLTCNDGSFQISYSCNVLIYPSGSVYWLPPAIFRSSCPISVTYFPFDWQNCSLKFSSLKYTTKEITLSLKQAEEDGRSYPVEWIIIDPEGFTENGEWEIVHRPARVNVDPSVPLDSPNRQDVTFYLIIRRKPLFYVINILVPCVLISFMINLVFYLPADCGEKTSMAISVLLAQSVFLLLISKRLPATSMAIPLIGKFLLFGMVLVTMVVVICVIVLNIHFRTPSTHVLSEPVKKLFLETLPEILHMSRPAEDGPSPGTLIRRSSSLGYISKAEEYFSLKSRSDLMFEKQSERHGLARRLTTARRPPAGSEQAQQELFSELKPAVDGANFIVNHMKDQNNYNEEKDCWNRVARTVDRLCLFVVTPIMVVGTAWIFLQGAYNQPPPQPFPGDPFSYLEKDKRFI
- the CHRND gene encoding acetylcholine receptor subunit delta isoform X3, translating into MVWLPEIVLENNNDGSFQISYSCNVLIYPSGSVYWLPPAIFRSSCPISVTYFPFDWQNCSLKFSSLKYTTKEITLSLKQAEEDGRSYPVEWIIIDPEGFTENGEWEIVHRPARVNVDPSVPLDSPNRQDVTFYLIIRRKPLFYVINILVPCVLISFMINLVFYLPADCGEKTSMAISVLLAQSVFLLLISKRLPATSMAIPLIGKFLLFGMVLVTMVVVICVIVLNIHFRTPSTHVLSEPVKKLFLETLPEILHMSRPAEDGPSPGTLIRRSSSLGYISKAEEYFSLKSRSDLMFEKQSERHGLARRLTTARRPPAGSEQAQQELFSELKPAVDGANFIVNHMKDQNNYNEEKDCWNRVARTVDRLCLFVVTPIMVVGTAWIFLQGAYNQPPPQPFPGDPFSYLEKDKRFI